In Calliopsis andreniformis isolate RMS-2024a chromosome 9, iyCalAndr_principal, whole genome shotgun sequence, the genomic window CAATTAGTGCTAAATATTCTTTTCTAACTTAAAGATACACCCAAATTAATtcataaaagacaaaaattaaaaatatttcattaaaaataggATGGAAATTTTTGAAGCATAAATTTGATATATGCAAAATGAACCGTGCTCTAACTATACATTAGGTACAATACAATTATTAAATTCAAGCAACGTGAAAAATGATTTTATAATTTGTACAAAATTGGTTTGGATTGGAAGGTGTCTTTAAGTGAAATTCAAATCAGTAATAATGAAACATGGTAAAGCAAATATTGATAAGCCTTTACTTATATTACCATGTGAAACATATACGTACACACTAGTCGTATGAACGAGATCTGGAACGAGATCTTGATCGCGAGTAATTACGCCGCAATGGTGAATAGGTAGGTGAACCACGACGTCGTGGGCTATAGCTTCGTGAGTGACTTCGACCCCTCTCTCTATCTTCACTGCGACCTCTATCCCCACCACTGTGATCTTCCTTCACTCGAATATAGGCTACTTCACCCTATGGACAAGACACATATAATTCAAATTATTCAATAGGTAAatatgagaactgaagatttctTGTATTCAAACTCTTGAATCCTCTAGACTATAATCTAATTTATGTACTAGAAAAAAATACAGTAAGGTTTGCTTAATTGCTCCTGGATGTTgtcttattagattataaaataaTGTGGAAAAGAAATGAAGcataatatttctatattattaCCTCATGAGAcctaaatcttgaatcatctAATTTCTTCACTGCATATTTCATATCCTCATATCGCAAGAACTCAACAACTCCAGTGCCATCTTTATAAACATCGGCAAAGCACACATCACCAGCTTCGCGCATATGATCCTTCAAATCTTGCCAACTACCAGATGGAGGTAGGCCAGTAACTAGCACTCTATATTGGGATCTTCTTGCAGGTGGCCCACGTCCTCGAGAATTACTCATTTCACCTCGACCACCTCTTCCACTGTCACCTGCTCCACGACCACCACGGAAATTATTACTAGGACCACCACCTCTTGGAAATTCCACCCTTAATCTataaccatcataatcataTCCATCTCTTGCATGTACTGCATCTTCTGCATCCCTGGAAAAATTTTTAATACTTCAAAGTGAATGTTTAAAAAATTATctgcaatataaatttcaaAGATTGCTTTTTAATGAAACATTATATACCAATAGAATAATGTtattccatgatatataatatCAAGTTAATTTATAAACATTATCAAATAAAGTTTGTTTTAATCTCAATAGATATATAAGTATACGAAATTACAAAACCTAtaacaatatttaatattatatagaTAGCATTAAACTACATAACAATAGTATCTAAACACTATCAAAAAAGGCTAATCAAATTTGCCATATTCACAATCCTAACTAAACTTCAAATTAAAGGATTTCCAATTTTGCATTTAAAAATTACTGAATACAAAGCATTTCAAAAATAACAATCAAACCCATGAATTTATATGAATCTTTTTTTAGTTCAACATACCCTGAATTTTGTACATCAATGCACTAACAAGTTATTATGAAAACAGTAAGAACTCATGAATAATAATTACCAATAATTA contains:
- the Sf2 gene encoding splicing factor 2, with amino-acid sequence MSHGGRNECRIYVGNLPPDIRTKDIQDLFYKFGKVIFVDLKNRRGPPFAFVEFDDPRDAEDAVHARDGYDYDGYRLRVEFPRGGGPSNNFRGGRGAGDSGRGGRGEMSNSRGRGPPARRSQYRVLVTGLPPSGSWQDLKDHMREAGDVCFADVYKDGTGVVEFLRYEDMKYAVKKLDDSRFRSHEGEVAYIRVKEDHSGGDRGRSEDRERGRSHSRSYSPRRRGSPTYSPLRRNYSRSRSRSRSRSYD